The sequence TAGTTCTTTGAGCTTGGCTTGCTggtgtaattaaaatatatctttttgtgACATCAAATCGCAAATGCAATACATAAATTAGGGAGAAGCAATCTATTTGCAGAACCAATTTCATCTTGATTCTTGAGAAATCTACGGCAAAGAATTGAAGTGAAAAATGAAACCTCTCATTAGCTAGAATATTGTTGACATCTTAGAGATTCAACTTCAACCCCTAACACCTTCACAAATGAGTCACCAGTGATATTTCAAGTCCAACATTATCCAACTCTCATCCGTATTCTTGTGTGACAAGAAGGTGCCACCATGCTTAAAAGCAAGCTCTACAAAGTGGTGGTTAGACAAATATGTTTTATGGAGCAGTGTGTTGGTCAATCAATAACTCTCATGTTTAGAAGATTGAAGTTGTAGAGATGGATGTATGGGTATATTAGGAAAgataagattaaaaatgaagatATTTGGGACAAGGCGATAGTGGCCTGGTGGAGGACAAGATATGGGAGGTGAGACTGTGATGGTTTGGGCATGTGAAAAGAAGATGCATGGTGCCCCAGTGCAGTGTGCAGAGAAGTGAGTGGTTGGCTATGATCATTTTAGGAGAGGCAGAGGTAGACTGAAGAAGAATTGGATACATAGGACATGACACAACTTTAGCTTATCGAGGAGATGACTTTAGACAGGAGATTATGGAGGACACGAATTAGGTTCGAAGGTTAGTAGGTAGTTGTGTCTTGTGTGTTGTCTCGCTTATACTTCCATTCTAGTGTTCTTAGTATTGATCTTGTagtttcttatttcttttattttctttactattTATACCTTGTAACTCGAtgattgtattattttattgtagttATGGTTCCTTTTTCAGTATGCTTTGTAATACCTTGTTAGTATTTTGTCTTGATTTGTTCATTCATGTTGTTTTCTCTACTTCTGGGATTACATTGGGTGTGTTGTTGTATCTTGTTTTGAGCTATTATTTAGAATGAGTTCTCCTTTAGTTTGCTAGAGGTCGGAGTCTCTTTTGCATGCTTTTTTTTCCTGAAAACAGACTAGCAATTATTAAGCATATACAATTATAAGGCTTTGACAAGAGCGTTTCAAATGTTGGTCCATAGGATTGTCTGATTTTACATTTGAATGTTTTGAATTAAAGGTGCTTCACTGAGGTTTATTATGGTGCCTGACTTGCTATAAAACTTCTTCCTGAAATTGAACGATTACATCTTTGAAAACATAATATgtttatttgttgattttgagttgCAGACATAACACAGATATTATCCGAAGTGCAGCATCGTTGGCTGAGACCCGCTGAGATATGTGAAATCCTGCGGAACCATAGAAAGTTCCATTTAACCCCAGAGGCTCCATTCAGGCCAGTCAGTATGTCTTCTTCATTTTATCCATCtatttttgaaactttttataatttttttgtacttcAGAGAAGCTACGCCACTTAGCATATCCCAACATACACTCTACAAAAGAAAACTTTCTGGATCCTTGGTTTTGATGGCGTTTGTAAAGTCTTTGCATGTCTGCCATAGCATCAATGAGTATTCTAATTGTTAGACTTACAGTCTCTATTTAAGCTAAATTATAGGGTATTTGAGTTTAGACAAAGCAGCAATTTCCTTTCTGTATGAGCACTGATTAAGTTTCTTTTATAGTAGTTGTAAATGAATTGATTTCATTTAGTAACATGCTGCTTCTCGACTAATAATATTGTCTTTACATTTAATTAGTTTTCAGCTCTCTCCTTGAGACCCTAATTGTTTGCTCTTTGTAAATGATTTTTCTATAGTCCTACACTGTGCTGCAAAACTCTCATCTAAGTAAGGAACTAGAAGATCACCTGATTATTCTCATATACCATGTAGCTTTTGTTTGGAAGTGACTGGAAGGATATTCATTATCCACCCTGTGAGACTAGAGACCTGAATTGACTGTTGATGGTTGGAGGAGTCTGTTGTAGATACTTTTATTCCCTAAAAAGGAAAAGctaatgatttgatttttcctCTATTCATGTTTAGATGTTTGTTCTTAATGTGTCTTTTGCTTTTCAGGTGGCTCTGTTTTTCTTTTCGATAGGAAGGTACTAAGATACTTTAGGAAGGATGGGCATaattggaggaagaagaaggatgggaagACAGTGAAAGAAGCTCATGAGAAGCTGAAGGTAGGTGTTGATAGTTTGGCGTAAGTGTACCATTTACTAGCTTGGCTTGAAGAGTCTAGTTTTTGTGAGCTTAAGCTAATGaactttttcatattcttcatcgTTTTTGTTGTAAAATCCTTCTGCAGGTTGGAAGTATTGATGTGCTACACTGCTACTATGCCCATGGAGAAGAAGATGATAATTTTCAAAGGCGTAGTTATTGGATGCTTGAACAGTGAGTATGGACCATATAATGTGGCATCATTGTGGAAGCTCctccttatttatttttcatattttttttgacctCTTCTTTACTTTTGTGTCGATTTACTTCTCATGAAAAAACCAGAAGCCCAAAATTAGAAACAATAATACTTATGAATTGGTAAAAATACCTTCATACAAGTGGTATAAGCAAAAGTGGATTAGAGTAAAGTACTCTGTCTATTTCATGAGTCTAGTAATTTAAGTGATTATGTAAGAGTTTATTATGAACATATTACTCGTTCTGTCcaacaaaaagaaatagtttattttatggATTAAACTATTCGCACATTCTTGTTTATTTTCCTTCTGTGTGTTCTTCATCTCTAACCAACTCTGCTCTAAAAGTTCTTCCTTCTCACTTGATATGGTGCAGGGATCTCATGCACATAGTTTTTGTCCACTATTTGGAAGTCAAGGTTagactctattttttttttccttgttaGATCGTGAATCAGTTTGGTTAATTGTTACATGCTCACGAGGATCAAATTAAATTACTTTCTCAATGTTAGATGTGAGAGTGCAGTTTGTGCATGATCCTCTGCGTTCTTCTTATTATGTTtgctattattgttattattctttGTTATTTCTCCTTGACAGGGTAACAAGGTGAATGTCAGTAGCATCAGAAGCACCAAATCAGTGCACCCAAACTATCTGAATGACTGCTCATTGTCCGATAGTTTTCCTACGAGACACAAGAAACTAACTTCAGCAAATGCTGATTCAACAAGTCTAGCAAGTACTTTAACAGAAGCACATGAAGAAGCTGAATCAGGTATTGTTCTTTGCAGTTGGTTTTAATGTGGTTTCTGCTGATgtgttgttgatttttttacTGTACTTGATTTACCTAGTTGTTTGTGCCGAGTGCTAAAGCTGTCATTAGAGTTCTCATACTGAAATCAATTTACTGCAGAAGATAGTCACCAAGCGTGTTCTAGATTTCATTCATATCCAGACCGAGCATCTGGAATGGACAGTCATCTGGTGGAGAATAGGGATACCATCAGTAGTTCATATGGTTCACCTCAATCTTCAGGTGCCTTGACTAAAATTCTATGTAAAGTTATTGCATTTTTCCATCGCTATGGTTTCTTAAGACCGTTTCAGATTCTTTATTTTTACGTCTAAAAAATTGTAACTATTATCGCAGTAGAGTATACACCACTTCCTGGTATAGATGGATCAGGAAAGTGTGATCTTGGTAATTTTGCATCTGGTCCTCAAAGAACAATTGATTTGGGATCTTGGGAACCACTTCCTCAGCATTGTTCAAATGGTACTGAGTCACTTTAGGACTTCTCCGGTAtcattttgagaaatgaactagGGCTTTAACCAAGTCTTTTGCAGGTGAGATGGTATGCCAAGATGATTTCAAGAACAATTTGTCAGTCCATGGAAATTGGCAGGTAAAGCTATTATGGTTTATTTTCTTACAAACTTACATTGTATTCTTGATCAACATTACTGGCTCAATTGCAAGTACAAAACCAATAACTATCCTCATTCTAATTCTCTTGAACTGCTCTTTTGGAGAGTCGCTCCATTGTTACATATTTGCTGGCTTCTCCAGTCAACTCATAGGTCTTTAAATCTGTATCCAGTAAGCActtgtatttttaaaaactagAAGAAACTTTCCAGGATTCTTATACAtctactttttaatttatttttttttatgaagattctctattttccttttcttgcgGCAAATAAATATCTATGTCAGACAATTTAAGGATGTATTTATGTTCTTGTATCTCTGTGACTCCAGTCTTTTACTTAAGAGTAAAAATTTggagataatttattttatcctttcCTCTTTGCCCTTGGACTTCATCCTTTTCTATACCAGGCTTCCTTTTTCTTGAATGCTTATGTGCTGAacctttctttattttatcaGTATTCTTTTGGACAATCTCCCTTGCAGTTTCATGGACAAAATGTCAACCAGGATTTGATTGCAGATTCGAGCTATGATTTGGGACTACCTTGGGATCTACTTACCGTTAGGGGGCCATCATACTTGTGTTCTAATGAGAAAGAAGAGCAACTAACACAATTGAATCTTCAATTTCTGAAGTCACTCGTGGAAGTTCAAGGTGACATCAATCAAGAAAATTCTATGGATATGCTAGAGCTTGGAGACTATTCGACGATCAAACAGCCTCATTTGAGCAGTGTAAAAGTGGAAGAAGGCCTGAAAAAAGTTGACAGCTTCTCCCGATGGGTTGCAAAAGAGCTTGAGGATGTTGAGGAGTTGCATATGCAGCCAAGTAATCAAATGTCATGGAATGTTATAGATACTGAGGAAGAAGGTTCCTGTCTGCCAAGCCAGTTGCATGTGGATTCAGATTCACTGAATCTCTCACTCTCCCAGGAGCAGGTTTTCAGCATTATTGATTTTTCACCTAATTGGGCGTATTCAAACTTGGAAACGAAAGTAAGCATTTGGCTTTTATGTTCTCTAGCTTGAGTGCTAGATGCACTGCTTGCATCGCCTGTTGTCTGAAATCTCTATTTGCAGTAGTTTCATGAGTTAGTGTCTGCTTTTTCTATCAAATGCAATCACCTTTCTTGACCTTGCTGCAGACTGGTTGATTGGCAGCAAGCTTTCCATAATCATGcaactaattattttatagCCTATATTGTGCATAATATCACTATATTAGCTAATACTTTCTGAAAGatattagataaaattttaaagttgacTGACTTTTAATAAACAAGCAGATATTGATTACTGGAAGATTTCTTAAGAGTGAAGGCGAGCTGGTAGAGTACAAGTGGTCATGTATGTTTGGGGAAGTAGAGGTTCCTGCAGAGGTTTTAGCAGATGGGGTGCTTCGTTGTCATGCTCCCCCACACAAACCAGGAGTACTCCCTTTTTACGTGACATGTTCTAATAGATTGGCTTGTAGTGAAGTCAGAGAATTCGAATACAGATTTGGACCTTATCAGGAAGTTGGTGCTGCCGATGTTTCTATGACTGAGAAGCATCTCCTTGAACgaattgaaaatttattgtCATTGGGACCTGTTAGTAGTTGTCGCAGTTCTGATAGTATGGAGGATTCTGAGGAGAAACGAAGTACAGTTAATAAAATCATCTCTATGATGGAGGAAGAGAATAAGCAGATAATAGAGAGAGCATCATACGGTGACACATCCCAATGCAGGGTGAAAGAGgatttatattttgaaagaaagctGAAACAGAATTTTTATGCATGGCTGGTTCACCAAGTTACTGATGATGGCAGAGGGCGAACTCTTCTTGATGGTGAAGGCCAAGGTGTACTTCATTTGGTAGCTGCACTTGGTTATGATTGGGCCTTCAAGCCAATTTTAGCATCAGGATTAAGTGTAGATTTTCGTGACATGAATGGATGGACTGCACTTCATTGGGCCGCATTCTATGGAAGGTAAATACTTCAGTGGCCCATTCTTACTGTCCTGTGACTTCTCTTTTAGGATTCATGACTGATTTTCTTTAGTTAAGAATAAGACACCAATAGCCGATAGAACTTGCATAAACTCTGTTGAGATCCAAACACTGCTggatttgttattgttgttatctTAGAGTGTTCAAAtacgaagaagaagaattaaaaAACGATATGCTAAACAATTAAAGCGAACATCAATAGGGTCCCttgtttccttttgtttgtacTAATCCAAGCAATATACAGACAGCTTTTTACCAGATAATGTTGGGCCAGCTAGCATTAACATAAAATCTCCAAGGTATTACAATGGGATTCAATATCACTTGGCTCTTAAGAAAAGTTTCATGCGCTAAATATTTTGCTAAACTTTTGGTACATCCTGCCCTTACTTCTGGCTGATTTCACCTTCGGGGAGTAATGCTTTTATAATGTTTCATTAGTTCATAAGATAGGATATCAAGCTTCATTGAGAATCTGAGATTCACGTATAAGAGATTTTCACTTTCATACATGAGTCTAAGTCCAGCGTCGCTTGCATTCAGTTATCAAAGGGGATGTCTACTCTTCTGGTTACATGTGCAAGCTTCATGTCATTGTAGTTGTTGTTTTGAACCAATAGTTTCACATTCCATcttgttacattttttattttctgggatttgaacttgagacctcaTGGTTCTCAGGCCACACCCTTGGGTGAACGTTCCATCTTATTACATGCATAAACAGTCATACATATAGATGTAGTATGGAGAGCTTTGTGGTGACTGGTGGGCTGATGGCATGTCAATCAAAACTGATTCGCTTCAATGCATCCTGCTATAGCTGTAGAGAAGAGAAAATCTGAAGGATCTATTATATTCCTGCTATTGACAGATAAAAAGCTGGAAGCAAATTCAAGTCTATATACTTCGAcatttttactttcattttttccacGTTGACATTAGTAATCTTATTGCGTAGTGCAATCATCATTCAAAGTCCATTGGAACGAGCAGCTTGCTAATAGGTTTTTATCTTGCAGGGAGAAGACTGTTGTTAGTCTTGTCTCTTTAGGTGCATCTCCTGGAGCTTTGACAGACCCATCTGCTGAATTTCCTTTGGGTAGAACCCCTGCTGATTTGGCATCTGCCAATGGACACAAGGGAATATCTGGATTTGTTGCTGAATCTTCTTTGACTACTCACCTTTCTAAGCTTACTGTGACTGATGCAAAGGAAGAACTTGATTCAGAAGTTTGTGAAGCAAAAGTTGGAGAAACAGTTACAGAGCGCGTGGCTGTTTCAACTACTGAAAGCGATGTGCCAGATGTACTTTCACTCAAGGATTCTCTGGCTGCTATACGCAATGCTACTCAAGCAGCTGCTCGGATACATCAAATTTTCAGGGTTCAGTCATTTCAGAGGAAGCAAATTATTGAGAATTGTGACAATGAGTTATCATCTGATGAGAATGCTATTGCTATTGTAGCTTCTAGAGCTTGTAAGTTGGGGCAAAACAATGGCATAGCTCATGCGGCTGCCATTCAAATCCAGAAAAAGTTCCGTGGCTGGAATAAGAGAAAAGAGTTCCTTTTAATTCGAcaaaaaattgttcaaattcAGGTGCATTGCTTCTTTCAGATAATGAGTATTGTTATACACTTGGCATTTAGTTACATATGTTTTTGTTGATGCGGAGTATCTTGCCTTTAAGTTGTTTTACCAACTTCCACATGCAAAATTTTATTCACGAACCAGGGTGTGTTGCTATGAAAGCTGTGCTaatcatattttcatttatgGGTCCTTGTCCTTCAGCCAATTCGTTATGTTTGACCTATTGTTTTAAAGTTCCCTTTTTATATAGCTCAACATCTGTAGTCAATTTCATTCTTTATGCTGACATTTTACTGTTCTTTGTAAGGCTCATATAAGGGGGCATCAAGTGAGGAAGAAATATAAGCCAATTATCTGGTCGGTAGGAATTCTGGAGAAAGTGATATTGCGTTGGAGACGTAAAAGAAGCGGTTTGAGGGGATTTAGATCAGAGGCGGTCATGAGTAAGCCAAGCACACAGGAGGACTCATTGCCAGAAGATGATTATGATTTTCTAAAGGAAGGAAGAAAACAGACTGAAGTCAGGATGCAAAAGGCCCTTGCTAGGGTGAAGTCCATGACTCAATATTCTGAGGGTCGTGCTCAATATCGTAGGCTGCTTACTGCTGCTGAAGGACTTCGTGAAGTGAAGGTATAACAATGAATGTATCCAAGAAAGTGTGTTGCAATGTGATTTCTATTTTCAAGTGTTATTAAAATAACAACTGCTCTTTTATACATTGCCTGACATGCACATTTATGCATCTACTTAATGAGTTTATCTATGGGTTTGCTCTCAAGTTGCAAAACATGAATTATGGGTCAATCTAGGTTGCTAGATCAAAGGTTGACTGAGCTTTTGTAGGTCAAAAACTTGGAAAAGGGCTGCTTGCGGAGAAAAGTAGATGgaaaaaagtaaattagcatgctATTGTCGTTGTGGAGTTTCTTTTAAT comes from Solanum pennellii chromosome 1, SPENNV200 and encodes:
- the LOC107007874 gene encoding calmodulin-binding transcription activator 2 isoform X6 codes for the protein MEDCGSDPPGFRLDITQILSEVQHRWLRPAEICEILRNHRKFHLTPEAPFRPVSGSVFLFDRKVLRYFRKDGHNWRKKKDGKTVKEAHEKLKVGSIDVLHCYYAHGEEDDNFQRRSYWMLEQDLMHIVFVHYLEVKGNKVNVSSIRSTKSVHPNYLNDCSLSDSFPTRHKKLTSANADSTSLASTLTEAHEEAESEDSHQACSRFHSYPDRASGMDSHLVENRDTISSSYGSPQSSVEYTPLPGIDGSGKCDLGNFASGPQRTIDLGSWEPLPQHCSNGEMVCQDDFKNNLSVHGNWQYSFGQSPLQFHGQNVNQDLIADSSYDLGLPWDLLTVRGPSYLCSNEKEEQLTQLNLQFLKSLVEVQGDINQENSMDMLELGDYSTIKQPHLSSVKVEEGLKKVDSFSRWVAKELEDVEELHMQPSNQMSWNVIDTEEEGSCLPSQLHVDSDSLNLSLSQEQVFSIIDFSPNWAYSNLETKILITGRFLKSEGELVEYKWSCMFGEVEVPAEVLADGVLRCHAPPHKPGVLPFYVTCSNRLACSEVREFEYRFGPYQEVGAADVSMTEKHLLERIENLLSLGPVSSCRSSDSMEDSEEKRSTVNKIISMMEEENKQIIERASYGDTSQCRVKEDLYFERKLKQNFYAWLVHQVTDDGRGRTLLDGEGQGVLHLVAALGYDWAFKPILASGLSVDFRDMNGWTALHWAAFYGREKTVVSLVSLGASPGALTDPSAEFPLGRTPADLASANGHKGISGFVAESSLTTHLSKLTVTDAKEELDSEVCEAKVGETVTERVAVSTTESDVPDVLSLKDSLAAIRNATQAAARIHQIFRVQSFQRKQIIENCDNELSSDENAIAIVASRACKLGQNNGIAHAAAIQIQKKFRGWNKRKEFLLIRQKIVQIQAHIRGHQVRKKYKPIIWSVGILEKVILRWRRKRSGLRGFRSEAVMSKPSTQEDSLPEDDYDFLKEGRKQTEVRMQKALARVKSMTQYSEGRAQYRRLLTAAEGLREVKV
- the LOC107007874 gene encoding calmodulin-binding transcription activator 2 isoform X7; protein product: MEDCGSDPPGFRLDITQILSEVQHRWLRPAEICEILRNHRKFHLTPEAPFRPVSGSVFLFDRKVLRYFRKDGHNWRKKKDGKTVKEAHEKLKVGSIDVLHCYYAHGEEDDNFQRRSYWMLEQDLMHIVFVHYLEVKGNKVNVSSIRSTKSVHPNYLNDCSLSDSFPTRHKKLTSANADSTSLASTLTEAHEEAESEDSHQACSRFHSYPDRASGMDSHLVENRDTISSSYGSPQSSGEMVCQDDFKNNLSVHGNWQYSFGQSPLQFHGQNVNQDLIADSSYDLGLPWDLLTVRGPSYLCSNEKEEQLTQLNLQFLKSLVEVQGDINQENSMDMLELGDYSTIKQPHLSSVKVEEGLKKVDSFSRWVAKELEDVEELHMQPSNQMSWNVIDTEEEGSCLPSQLHVDSDSLNLSLSQEQVFSIIDFSPNWAYSNLETKILITGRFLKSEGELVEYKWSCMFGEVEVPAEVLADGVLRCHAPPHKPGVLPFYVTCSNRLACSEVREFEYRFGPYQEVGAADVSMTEKHLLERIENLLSLGPVSSCRSSDSMEDSEEKRSTVNKIISMMEEENKQIIERASYGDTSQCRVKEDLYFERKLKQNFYAWLVHQVTDDGRGRTLLDGEGQGVLHLVAALGYDWAFKPILASGLSVDFRDMNGWTALHWAAFYGREKTVVSLVSLGASPGALTDPSAEFPLGRTPADLASANGHKGISGFVAESSLTTHLSKLTVTDAKEELDSEVCEAKVGETVTERVAVSTTESDVPDVLSLKDSLAAIRNATQAAARIHQIFRVQSFQRKQIIENCDNELSSDENAIAIVASRACKLGQNNGIAHAAAIQIQKKFRGWNKRKEFLLIRQKIVQIQAHIRGHQVRKKYKPIIWSVGILEKVILRWRRKRSGLRGFRSEAVMSKPSTQEDSLPEDDYDFLKEGRKQTEVRMQKALARVKSMTQYSEGRAQYRRLLTAAEGLREVKQDGPIQIPEIPEDTIYPEEELFDVDSLLDDDTFMSIAFE
- the LOC107007874 gene encoding calmodulin-binding transcription activator 2 isoform X3, producing MEDCGSDPPGFRLDITQILSEVQHRWLRPAEICEILRNHRKFHLTPEAPFRPVSGSVFLFDRKVLRYFRKDGHNWRKKKDGKTVKEAHEKLKVGSIDVLHCYYAHGEEDDNFQRRSYWMLEQDLMHIVFVHYLEVKGNKVNVSSIRSTKSVHPNYLNDCSLSDSFPTRHKKLTSANADSTSLASTLTEAHEEAESEDSHQACSRFHSYPDRASGMDSHLVENRDTISSSYGSPQSSEYTPLPGIDGSGKCDLGNFASGPQRTIDLGSWEPLPQHCSNGEMVCQDDFKNNLSVHGNWQYSFGQSPLQFHGQNVNQDLIADSSYDLGLPWDLLTVRGPSYLCSNEKEEQLTQLNLQFLKSLVEVQGDINQENSMDMLELGDYSTIKQPHLSSVKVEEGLKKVDSFSRWVAKELEDVEELHMQPSNQMSWNVIDTEEEGSCLPSQLHVDSDSLNLSLSQEQVFSIIDFSPNWAYSNLETKILITGRFLKSEGELVEYKWSCMFGEVEVPAEVLADGVLRCHAPPHKPGVLPFYVTCSNRLACSEVREFEYRFGPYQEVGAADVSMTEKHLLERIENLLSLGPVSSCRSSDSMEDSEEKRSTVNKIISMMEEENKQIIERASYGDTSQCRVKEDLYFERKLKQNFYAWLVHQVTDDGRGRTLLDGEGQGVLHLVAALGYDWAFKPILASGLSVDFRDMNGWTALHWAAFYGREKTVVSLVSLGASPGALTDPSAEFPLGRTPADLASANGHKGISGFVAESSLTTHLSKLTVTDAKEELDSEVCEAKVGETVTERVAVSTTESDVPDVLSLKDSLAAIRNATQAAARIHQIFRVQSFQRKQIIENCDNELSSDENAIAIVASRACKLGQNNGIAHAAAIQIQKKFRGWNKRKEFLLIRQKIVQIQAHIRGHQVRKKYKPIIWSVGILEKVILRWRRKRSGLRGFRSEAVMSKPSTQEDSLPEDDYDFLKEGRKQTEVRMQKALARVKSMTQYSEGRAQYRRLLTAAEGLREVKQDGPIQIPEIPEDTIYPEEELFDVDSLLDDDTFMSIAFE